CGCATCGACCTTGACGAAACTCCCGCCAGCCTTGGCCGTCAGTTCCATCCCGCCTTCAACCACGACCTTGTTGCCGGCGTTATAGTGAATCTCCTCACCAACTTCAACAAACAGCGCTGTGCCGACTTTGACGTGCTGAGTCACGCCCACAGTAAGGTGATCGTCCGCCCGCGCTTCAGTCTTGCGATCCAGATGCGTGATCCGGTGCTCTTCAACCTTGAACTCACTGAAAACCTTGGCCTCAACCGTGTCATGCCGCTCGTTGCCGATGCGGATTTTCTGGTCGTGTTCGATGTTTTCATCCCAGTCGCGCTGGGCGTGCAGGTAGATCTGTTCCGCGCCTTTCTTGTCTTCGATGCGGAACTCGTTGTAACCCTTGCCGCCCGGTGAACTGAGGGTCTTGAAGGTGCTGCGGGTCTTGTTCGCCGGTAGGTCGTAGGGGACGACGTTTTCCTTGTGGAACAGGCAGCCGGTGATCAGCGGTTGGTCGGGGTCGCCTTCGAGGAAGGTGACGAGGACTTCCATGCCGACGCGCGGGATGGCGATGCCGCCGTAGGCACTGCCGGCCCAGCCGGTGGCGACGCGTTGCCAGCAGCTGGTGGTGTCGTTGGCCTGGCCGTCGCGGTCCCAGTGGAATTGCACTTTGACGCGGCCGTATTCGTCGCAGTGGATTTCTTCGCCGGACGGGCCGGTGACAATGGCGGTCTGGCTGCCGAGGACTTTCGGTTTCGGGTGTTCGAGGGCAGGGCGGAAGTGCGCGTCCCACGGGGTGGCAAGGAAGGTGTTGCGGTAGCCCTGATGGAAATCGTCTTTGTTGTGGGTGACGTCGCTGGTGACGTTTTTGCCGAGCACTTGCGGCTGCTTGCCTTCGTGCACGACTTCGAGCAACAGCCAGAGGTCGTTCCACTCGGCACGCGGGTGTTCGCTCAGGGCCACGGCATCAAACCCCAGACCAGGGCCAGTAAAAACAGAGGAGGGAAGTGAAGGCCGACACGATACGAAACGATAACTGCATGGCGGATCCTTGCGGCAGTGAGGGAGGCGCCAAAGCATAGCGCCTGATCCCTCACAGGAGTACCGCAAAGTGCAAAATCAGGCCTTTCAGTCAGTTCTGATAACTGCAAGCGTCAGAAAGCTTCCGATAGCTGATTTCTTCAGGCTTGCCTGACGTATCGATGTACTTCGGTCCGAAGTAGATTGTGCGCTAACCTCTGAGGACAAACCGATCGCGAAGAGGGCTACGAAAAAATACGCTTTCATAGTGTTAATAGTTCATAGCTTGTCAGGGAAGAAGGATAGTGGTGGGCGGGTTGCTTTCCATTCCGTCAGGGTTTTTTTTGATTTTTCGATCTGTTCCCCAGTCATTTTTGCCGCGATTTCCGGGAGTTCATCTTGTGCAAATTCTCGCATGCCGCCCCCACCGTCTAGTTCAAGCACCCAGGAAATGGATGCATAGGCTGTTACTAGATCCTCCTTAAAGCCGTATTCCGGCGATTGTCCTGCTAAGTAAGAGCCATAACCATATACAGCGCTGACATATCCAGTCATTGCTGCTTTTTCATTCCACGACCTGAATTGCTCCCAGTCCTTTTTTCGACCCTGAATCGCGGCATACGCCAACATACCTTGAGGGTTGCCACCCTCCGCAGATGCCTTCATCCAGCGTTCGACCATCTCCGCGCGTTTTGAAGGTGTCAGGAAGAAACCTTTACCTTCACGGTAATCCGCCGCTAGATAGTACTGCGCTAGCGCAAAACCTCCGTCTGCGGATTTTTCAAACCATTTGTCGTCTCCGGTTATCCGGTACATCAAATACATAGCCTCGGCGTCACCTTTTTCAGCTTCTTTCGTAGCAGCCTCTAAGGCACTTTTGGACCACTCGTTTGGCGATTTTTTTTCACCTGAGCAGTTGTTCATCTCAACGCAGAGATCGTTATTGCGCTGAGACAATCTTATCATTGCATATATATCACCTTGGCGAGCAGAGGCTTCATACGCGCTCTGAGCTTCTGGAGTTATATATTTGTTATTTTTGCGTAACGCTTCGCCCAAGTAGTACTGTGCTTCACGATCGCCACCTTCCGCTGCTGCCTTCAGATAGGGGACTGCAGATATGGCTTTGAATTGATTGTAAAGCTCAATACCCTTTTCCTTTGCTTTCACTTGCTGTGTCGATACTTCTGCCTGCGCCACAAAGCTAAAGAATAGGGTTGATAAGGCAATGCAAACGGCATTTTTCATTTTTAACATGTTTAGTTGACTCGATTATAAAGGGCCGGAATATTTCATGGTGGTCATCGGGATATAGCTATTTTCCCGAAAGTCCAGCTTGCAGAACGCGTCTATACGCTGACCCATTTTCTTCACATTTGATTTATAGCGGGCCCGAGCTTTAACGCCTTCCGCACGTTCCATGCTAAGTACAGGAACTGCCATAAAATTATCTAGTCTGTATCTATTCTCACAATACGCTTGCCCGGACTCTTTAGGTGCGACGCCTAGTTTGTTCATGCATTTACAAGCGTCCTCAAATAGCTGTTGAGCTTTGGTTAACGCTTCTGCGCCATCCGCCGTTGATCCTACCCAATAAATCACTCTGTCGAGAGCTCGTTGTTGGAGCAAACGTGCTTCCTGTTTTACGTACTTACGATCGGTACTTTTACTTTCACTTGTGTCTTGGTTCGTTGAAATTACTGAAAACTCTTCCGGCTCAGAACTGAGCGTCATAAGGAGGGGGCCCAAGGCCGCGGGAGTTGCTTCCATAAACCATTTTTGCAATTCGGCTTGATTTTCATATTCAATAATAGTGTCTGCAATGGGCCCTCCCTTTCCACTACTGGTCATCGCGTCATATAGATTCATAATAACGTCGATGCCCATCATATAGATCATTGCCACATCCAACCCGACCGCACCGAGCATGTTTAGTGCAGAAGCCTGTTCAGCAGCCTCTGGAGTAATCCAGCTAATAGAAGCGCCTTTAGCTTTATACAGCTCACGTCGATAAATATTGATAAGCTCTACAACAGCCTCGTAACCTACCTCAAATTTGAAACTACCACTTGCACCCGGCCCAAGAACAACCGTTGCTTTAAGATTGAGAATGAATTTACCCTTATCCAGAGAAACTCCAGCATTGCCCTGCAAGCCCGCGCCATAGGCAGCACCTAAAGATCCGCTGAGGTTGGCAAGCGTTAGCCATTGGCTAGCGCTCGTAGCCTCCTTGCTGTTATTGATTCCGGTGGAGGGTCCTGCCCGCAATACAGCCAATGCTTTAGGCGGAGCCCAATTCAAAGCCCCTGTCAGTTGGATACCTGCTTGCACGCCGGCGAACAGATTGAAATTGGCCTTTATGCCATTTTCAATTTGTACGTTGGCGGCCTTGCCGGACATGACTTGGCCACTTGATTTGGTATCGACAGCCGTGAGCGCCTTGGACTTGTATTCAAGGTCTGGGGTAGGGCTGGTATCACCATTGTCGGCTTTGGTTTTGATCGTTTCTTCGTGGGTCTTCCGTTCGGCCTTTGCTTCGGTATCTTCGCGCTGTGCCGGTTTGACAGGGCTGAGTGTCGCGCCATATTTGGTATTGCCGCCTATAGGGACCAGCTCAATACTACCGGCGAGCATGAGCGACGCACCGGCGTATCCCCACGCACGGGCACCGAAATGGAAGGACATACGGCCGAGGTTCAAGGTCTGAAGTTGAGGATTACCTTCGAGATAGTAATCGACCGTCACATCCTTGGCTTTTTCGCGAGTCGGCATGTCGATTTTAAGCAGTTCCACTTCACCTCGAGCCAAGTCAAAGCTCAGTGACGCACTGGCCGACGTCTTGAAGCCTTCAGCGGCAGAGAAGGAGGGACCTTCCAGTTTCACTTCGCCATGCAGTTTTTTTTGCGGCGGCGCAAGGCAGCGGACAAACTGCGCCTGCTGGCTCTTGTCGAAAAGCCTCACTTCACCAC
This DNA window, taken from Pseudomonas fluorescens NCIMB 11764, encodes the following:
- a CDS encoding tetratricopeptide repeat protein, with the protein product MLKMKNAVCIALSTLFFSFVAQAEVSTQQVKAKEKGIELYNQFKAISAVPYLKAAAEGGDREAQYYLGEALRKNNKYITPEAQSAYEASARQGDIYAMIRLSQRNNDLCVEMNNCSGEKKSPNEWSKSALEAATKEAEKGDAEAMYLMYRITGDDKWFEKSADGGFALAQYYLAADYREGKGFFLTPSKRAEMVERWMKASAEGGNPQGMLAYAAIQGRKKDWEQFRSWNEKAAMTGYVSAVYGYGSYLAGQSPEYGFKEDLVTAYASISWVLELDGGGGMREFAQDELPEIAAKMTGEQIEKSKKTLTEWKATRPPLSFFPDKL